A stretch of Microbacterium sp. 4R-513 DNA encodes these proteins:
- a CDS encoding aldo/keto reductase: MTSASVPLRRVGASGLLVSSVGLGCNNFGRKDTRTESLEGTKAVLDAAIDAGVTFLDTADIYGKEPGLSETLMGEALKGRRDEVVLATKFGHADFAPAVLGGSKASRVHVRRAVEASLRRLQTDWIDLYQLHTPDPETPVEETLDALGDLVREGKVRYIGHSNLSGWQIAEAHFVARERRSVPFVSAQNQYSLLARGAERNVLRAVERYGLGFFPFFPLHNGLLTGKFTRDAAPADSRIMRQRPHLYENAPWEALEAYQAFCDERGITMLDATFGWFLAQPVVSSVIAGATSPEQVRANGAAASAWTPTAADLEAVDAIFPAVSPSDI; the protein is encoded by the coding sequence ATGACCTCCGCTTCCGTTCCCCTGCGCCGAGTCGGCGCCTCCGGCCTTCTCGTCTCGTCCGTCGGCCTGGGCTGCAACAACTTCGGGCGCAAGGACACCCGCACGGAATCCCTCGAAGGCACGAAGGCGGTGCTGGATGCCGCGATCGACGCCGGAGTCACGTTCCTCGACACCGCGGACATCTACGGCAAGGAGCCGGGCCTTTCCGAGACGCTGATGGGCGAGGCGCTCAAGGGTCGTCGCGACGAGGTCGTGCTCGCCACGAAGTTCGGGCACGCGGACTTCGCTCCGGCCGTGCTCGGCGGATCGAAGGCGTCGCGCGTTCATGTACGGCGCGCGGTCGAGGCATCCCTCCGTCGTCTGCAGACCGACTGGATCGACCTCTACCAGCTGCACACGCCCGACCCCGAGACGCCGGTCGAAGAGACGCTCGACGCCCTCGGCGACCTCGTGCGCGAGGGGAAGGTGCGCTACATCGGCCACTCCAACCTGTCCGGCTGGCAGATCGCCGAGGCCCACTTCGTCGCCCGCGAGCGCCGCTCGGTGCCGTTCGTGTCGGCCCAGAACCAGTACAGCCTGCTTGCGCGGGGCGCGGAGCGGAACGTCCTTCGCGCGGTCGAGCGCTACGGCCTGGGGTTCTTCCCGTTCTTCCCGCTCCACAACGGCCTGCTGACGGGCAAGTTCACCCGGGATGCCGCGCCCGCCGACTCCCGCATCATGCGCCAGCGCCCGCATCTCTACGAGAACGCACCGTGGGAGGCGCTCGAGGCGTATCAGGCGTTCTGCGACGAGCGCGGCATCACGATGCTCGACGCGACGTTCGGATGGTTCCTCGCGCAGCCGGTGGTCTCGAGCGTCATCGCGGGTGCGACGAGCCCCGAGCAGGTGCGGGCTAACGGGGCCGCCGCGTCGGCGTGGACGCCGACGGCCGCCGATCTCGAGGCCGTCGACGCCATCTTCCCCGCGGTGTCGCCGTCCGACATCTGA
- a CDS encoding DUF5684 domain-containing protein, which translates to MYDYPDSAGLAAVLAVLGFLSFIFLIGFYVLSSWFLMKIFDKAGVQGRWRAWVPVYNYMVFAKLGDLNPWLVLIGLGAGIVLSWVPVIGWLLSLATFVLTLLAAWRVGLKLQKEAVWLILYFFLSIVWLGILAFDKSRWNTAVPAAPWAGNGFLSDRTNWRGIPAQTPAGGYPANPVTQPAYPAPGAYPPPAGYDAPPAGYSAPPAGYSAPPAGYTPPAPSEPPAGYTPPPAAAAPAPSSPEPPAAAPSEPAPPVTPEPPTAPGPEDPNAPRP; encoded by the coding sequence ATGTACGACTATCCCGACAGCGCGGGGCTCGCGGCAGTGCTCGCCGTGCTCGGCTTCCTCTCGTTCATCTTCTTGATCGGCTTCTACGTGCTCAGCTCGTGGTTCCTCATGAAGATCTTCGACAAGGCCGGTGTGCAGGGTCGGTGGCGGGCCTGGGTGCCCGTCTACAACTACATGGTCTTCGCCAAGCTGGGCGACCTGAACCCCTGGCTGGTCCTCATCGGGCTGGGCGCCGGCATCGTGCTCAGCTGGGTCCCCGTCATCGGGTGGCTCCTCAGCCTCGCGACCTTCGTGCTGACGCTGCTCGCCGCGTGGCGTGTCGGCCTGAAGCTCCAGAAGGAGGCGGTGTGGCTCATCCTCTACTTCTTCCTCTCGATCGTGTGGCTCGGCATCCTCGCGTTCGACAAGTCCCGCTGGAACACCGCCGTCCCGGCCGCACCCTGGGCGGGCAACGGGTTCCTCAGCGACCGCACCAACTGGCGCGGCATCCCCGCCCAGACGCCCGCCGGCGGCTACCCCGCGAACCCTGTGACGCAGCCCGCCTACCCCGCTCCCGGCGCCTACCCGCCGCCCGCGGGCTACGACGCTCCGCCCGCCGGCTACTCGGCGCCGCCCGCAGGGTATTCGGCTCCGCCGGCCGGATACACGCCGCCGGCACCCTCGGAGCCGCCGGCCGGCTACACGCCGCCGCCCGCTGCGGCGGCCCCCGCGCCGTCGTCGCCTGAGCCGCCCGCGGCAGCACCCTCCGAGCCGGCGCCGCCGGTCACCCCCGAGCCGCCCACCGCACCCGGGCCGGAAGACCCGAACGCACCGCGTCCGTAG
- a CDS encoding DUF4282 domain-containing protein: MSNTTPPPPPPLPEQPASQAAADAAGSRQAASSPGPAASDTYPTGAGPAAESTTRNYNPAADPDDTGVPPAVGDASDVGRGFIRALFDISFRTFITRRLASAFYVVGLVAIGIGFLVYFIGGIVRSIGIMPYNTGAGVSLLVATLIIVPIVTFLAIVVLRFIIEAVVALIAIAENTQQTADNTER; the protein is encoded by the coding sequence ATGAGCAACACCACTCCCCCTCCTCCTCCGCCGCTCCCCGAGCAGCCGGCCTCCCAGGCCGCGGCGGACGCCGCCGGGTCGAGGCAGGCGGCTTCCTCGCCCGGACCCGCGGCTTCGGACACCTATCCGACGGGCGCCGGTCCCGCGGCGGAGAGCACGACGCGGAACTACAACCCCGCAGCCGATCCCGACGACACCGGAGTGCCGCCGGCCGTGGGCGATGCGTCCGACGTCGGGCGCGGGTTCATCCGCGCCCTCTTCGACATCTCGTTCCGCACGTTCATCACGCGCCGGCTCGCGAGCGCCTTCTACGTCGTCGGACTCGTGGCGATCGGCATCGGCTTCCTCGTCTACTTCATCGGCGGGATCGTGCGGTCGATCGGGATCATGCCCTACAACACGGGTGCGGGCGTCTCGCTGCTCGTGGCGACGCTCATCATCGTGCCGATCGTGACGTTCCTGGCGATCGTGGTGCTGCGCTTCATCATCGAGGCCGTCGTCGCCCTCATCGCGATCGCCGAGAACACGCAGCAGACGGCCGACAACACCGAACGCTGA
- the yaaA gene encoding peroxide stress protein YaaA, which yields MLILLPPSETKRPGGSGRPLDLDGLALPGLTPQREQVLTALEHLATDAEASARVLKLGATQRHEIDHNARVRTTPAIPAVDRYTGVLYDALDAASLDPAGRSWLGRHVLIHSAPLGPVGALDRIPVYRLGASTSLPGVPPLRRLWAGAVTYALAEAGAPFVLDLRSEAYAALGPVPATLASAYVRVVAEGEGGAVRALNHFNKHAKGALVRRLAVERPRIRSREGFLRWADAAGLRARPGRGQELELFA from the coding sequence ATGCTGATCCTCCTTCCGCCGTCCGAGACCAAGCGGCCCGGCGGCTCCGGCCGCCCGCTCGACCTCGACGGCCTCGCCCTGCCCGGGCTCACCCCGCAGCGCGAGCAGGTGCTGACGGCTCTCGAGCACCTGGCGACGGATGCCGAGGCATCCGCCCGCGTCTTGAAGCTCGGTGCGACGCAAAGGCATGAGATCGACCACAACGCCCGTGTGCGCACGACGCCCGCGATCCCGGCCGTCGATCGCTACACGGGAGTGCTCTACGACGCGCTGGACGCGGCATCCCTCGACCCGGCCGGCCGCTCATGGCTCGGGCGGCACGTCCTCATCCACTCGGCGCCGCTCGGACCGGTCGGTGCTCTGGATCGCATCCCGGTCTATCGGCTGGGCGCGTCGACGTCCCTCCCGGGTGTCCCGCCCCTCCGGCGACTGTGGGCGGGGGCCGTGACGTACGCCCTCGCGGAGGCCGGTGCTCCGTTCGTGCTCGACCTGCGCTCCGAGGCCTACGCGGCACTCGGGCCTGTTCCCGCGACTCTTGCATCGGCGTATGTGCGCGTCGTCGCGGAGGGTGAGGGCGGCGCCGTCCGGGCGCTCAACCACTTCAACAAGCACGCCAAAGGCGCGCTCGTCCGCAGGCTCGCGGTCGAGCGACCGCGCATCCGTTCGCGCGAGGGATTCCTGCGATGGGCGGATGCCGCCGGCCTGCGGGCGCGCCCCGGCCGAGGCCAGGAGCTGGAGCTCTTCGCCTGA
- a CDS encoding F0F1 ATP synthase subunit epsilon, with translation MPLKVNLVSAESEVWSGEATLVVAKTVLGEIGFMPGHEPVLAVLAEGQVRITQTDGSKITANAQDGFLSMDGDEISIVAGNAALIA, from the coding sequence ATGCCGCTGAAGGTCAACCTCGTCTCGGCGGAGTCCGAGGTCTGGTCGGGTGAGGCGACGCTCGTCGTCGCCAAGACCGTCCTGGGCGAGATCGGCTTCATGCCCGGGCACGAGCCCGTGCTCGCCGTCCTCGCGGAGGGTCAAGTGCGCATCACGCAGACCGACGGCTCCAAGATCACCGCGAACGCGCAGGACGGCTTCCTGTCGATGGACGGCGACGAGATCTCGATCGTGGCCGGCAACGCCGCGCTCATCGCCTGA
- the atpD gene encoding F0F1 ATP synthase subunit beta, whose protein sequence is MSLTAEKTQAPAVGRVARVTGPVVDIEFPHDSIPDIYNALKTSVTVEGVTTEFTLEVAQHLGDDLVRAIALKPTDGVVRGQEVRDTGEQITVPVGDVTKGKVFNVTGEILNGEPGETVEITERWPIHRKAPNFDQLESKTQMFETGIKVIDLLTPYVQGGKIGLFGGAGVGKTVLIQEMIQRVAQDHGGVSVFAGVGERTREGNDLIHEMEEAGVFDKTALVFGQMDEPPGTRLRVALSALTMAEYFRDVQKQDVLLFIDNIFRFTQAGSEVSTLLGRMPSAVGYQPNLADEMGVLQERITSTRGHSITSLQAIYVPADDYTDPAPATTFAHLDATTELSREIASKGLYPAVDPLSSTSRILDPRYIGEDHYRVATSVKQILQKNKELQEIIAILGVDELSEEDKVVVARARRIQQFLSQNTYMAKKFTGVEGSTVPIKETIESFDAIVRGDFDHVAEQAFFNVGGISDVEEAWARIQKENG, encoded by the coding sequence ATGAGCCTCACCGCTGAGAAGACGCAGGCCCCCGCAGTCGGGCGCGTCGCCCGCGTCACGGGCCCCGTCGTCGACATCGAGTTCCCGCACGACTCGATCCCCGACATCTACAACGCGCTCAAGACGAGCGTCACCGTCGAGGGTGTGACCACCGAGTTCACGCTCGAGGTCGCGCAGCACCTCGGCGACGACCTGGTCCGCGCCATCGCGCTCAAGCCGACCGACGGCGTCGTCCGCGGTCAGGAGGTGCGCGACACCGGCGAGCAGATCACGGTCCCCGTCGGCGATGTCACCAAGGGCAAGGTGTTCAACGTCACGGGCGAGATCCTCAACGGCGAGCCCGGCGAGACCGTCGAGATCACCGAGCGCTGGCCCATCCACCGCAAGGCGCCGAACTTCGACCAGCTGGAGTCCAAGACCCAGATGTTCGAGACGGGCATCAAGGTCATCGACCTGCTCACGCCCTACGTGCAGGGTGGCAAGATCGGCCTCTTCGGCGGTGCGGGCGTCGGCAAGACGGTCCTCATCCAGGAGATGATCCAGCGCGTCGCGCAGGACCACGGTGGTGTGTCGGTGTTCGCCGGCGTCGGAGAGCGCACGCGTGAGGGCAACGACCTCATCCACGAGATGGAAGAGGCCGGCGTCTTCGACAAGACCGCCCTCGTCTTCGGCCAGATGGACGAGCCGCCGGGGACGCGACTTCGCGTCGCCCTGTCCGCTCTGACGATGGCGGAGTACTTCCGCGACGTCCAGAAGCAGGACGTGCTCCTCTTCATCGACAACATCTTCCGCTTCACGCAGGCGGGCTCCGAGGTGTCGACGCTTCTCGGCCGCATGCCCTCGGCGGTCGGCTACCAGCCGAACCTCGCCGACGAGATGGGCGTGCTCCAGGAGCGCATCACCTCGACGCGCGGTCACTCGATCACGTCGCTCCAGGCGATCTACGTCCCTGCCGACGACTACACCGACCCGGCCCCGGCGACGACGTTCGCCCACCTCGACGCGACCACCGAGCTCAGCCGCGAGATCGCCTCGAAGGGCCTGTACCCCGCGGTCGACCCGCTGTCGTCGACGAGCCGCATCCTCGACCCCCGCTACATCGGCGAGGACCACTACCGCGTCGCGACCTCGGTCAAGCAGATCCTCCAGAAGAACAAGGAGCTGCAGGAGATCATCGCCATCCTCGGTGTCGACGAGCTCTCCGAAGAGGACAAGGTGGTCGTCGCCCGCGCGCGCCGCATCCAGCAGTTCCTCTCGCAGAACACCTACATGGCGAAGAAGTTCACCGGCGTCGAGGGCTCGACGGTCCCGATCAAGGAGACGATCGAGTCCTTCGATGCGATCGTCCGGGGTGACTTCGACCACGTCGCCGAGCAGGCGTTCTTCAACGTCGGCGGCATCTCCGACGTCGAAGAGGCCTGGGCGCGCATCCAGAAGGAGAACGGCTGA
- a CDS encoding F0F1 ATP synthase subunit gamma, giving the protein MGAQLRVYKQKIASAQTTKKITKAMELIAASRIQKAMARVRASAPFARAVTRAVSAVATHSNVDHPLTTEREVIRRSAVVIFASDRGLAGAFNSQILREGLELAELLRSQGKEPVFYLVGRKAVGYFQFRRMDSAAQWTGDTDTPHFHTAEEIAGVLLDAYDRGGDGGGVDEINLVYNRFVSMMTQSPETVRLLPLEVVEADASSATVYPLYEFEPEAGVVLDALLPVYIQSRVFNALLQSSAAKHAATQKAMKSASDNADNLITDYTRLRNNARQAEITQQIAEIVGGADALASGK; this is encoded by the coding sequence ATGGGCGCACAACTGAGGGTCTACAAGCAGAAGATCGCTTCTGCTCAGACGACCAAGAAGATCACGAAGGCGATGGAGCTCATCGCGGCTTCGCGCATCCAGAAGGCGATGGCGCGCGTGCGCGCGTCCGCGCCGTTCGCGCGCGCCGTGACGCGTGCCGTCTCCGCGGTGGCGACGCACTCCAACGTCGACCACCCTCTGACGACGGAGCGCGAGGTCATCCGCCGGTCGGCGGTCGTGATCTTCGCCTCCGACCGCGGGCTCGCGGGTGCGTTCAACTCGCAGATCCTCCGCGAGGGGCTGGAGCTGGCAGAGCTGCTGCGTTCGCAGGGCAAGGAGCCGGTGTTCTACCTGGTCGGCCGCAAGGCCGTCGGGTACTTCCAGTTCCGCCGCATGGACAGTGCCGCGCAGTGGACGGGTGACACCGACACGCCGCACTTCCACACGGCGGAGGAGATCGCCGGCGTCCTCCTGGACGCGTACGACCGCGGCGGCGACGGCGGCGGCGTCGACGAGATCAACCTCGTCTACAACCGCTTCGTCAGCATGATGACGCAGTCGCCCGAGACCGTGCGTCTCCTCCCGCTGGAGGTCGTGGAGGCGGATGCCTCGAGCGCGACGGTGTACCCGCTGTACGAGTTCGAGCCCGAAGCGGGCGTCGTCCTCGACGCGCTCCTGCCGGTGTACATCCAGAGCCGCGTCTTCAACGCCCTCCTGCAGTCCTCCGCGGCCAAGCACGCCGCGACGCAGAAGGCGATGAAGTCGGCCAGCGACAACGCCGACAACCTCATCACCGACTACACGCGCCTGCGCAACAACGCGCGCCAGGCCGAGATCACGCAGCAGATCGCCGAGATCGTCGGCGGCGCCGACGCTCTGGCGTCGGGCAAGTAG
- the atpA gene encoding F0F1 ATP synthase subunit alpha, with amino-acid sequence MAELSISPDVIRDALKDFVAAYEPSGAAATEVGTVIDAADGIAHVEGLPGVMANELVTFEDGTSGLALNLDEHEIGVVVLGEFSGVEAGQQVTRTGEVLSVPVGDGYLGRVVDPLGNPIDGLGAVATTGRRALELQAPGVMQRKSVHEPLQTGIKAIDAMIPVGRGQRQLIIGDRQTGKTAIALDTIINQKANWESGDVNKQVRCIYVAIGQKGSTIASVKGALEDAGAMEYTTIVAAPASDPAGFKYLAPYTGSAIGQHWMYEGKHVLIIFDDLTKQAEAYRAVSLLLRRPPGREAYPGDVFYLHSRLLERCAKLSDELGAGSMTGLPIIETKANDVSAYIPTNVISITDGQIFLQSDLFNANQRPAVDVGISVSRVGGDAQVKSIKKVSGTLKLELSQYRSLEAFAMFASDLDATSRRQLARGARLTELLKQPQYSPYPVEEQVVSIWAGTKGKLDSIAVEDVLRFERELLDYIRRNTTILDTLRDTNVLDDDTTVELDRVTDSFVLEFQAGKGGQAIANPGHEEFGAAAAEDVSQEKIVKGRR; translated from the coding sequence ATGGCAGAACTCTCAATCAGCCCCGACGTCATCCGTGACGCGCTGAAGGACTTCGTCGCCGCGTACGAGCCCTCGGGGGCTGCGGCCACCGAGGTCGGCACCGTCATCGACGCCGCCGACGGCATCGCCCACGTCGAGGGCCTGCCCGGCGTCATGGCCAACGAGCTCGTGACCTTCGAGGACGGCACGTCCGGCCTCGCCCTCAACCTCGACGAGCACGAGATCGGCGTCGTCGTCCTCGGCGAGTTCTCGGGCGTCGAGGCCGGCCAGCAGGTCACCCGCACCGGCGAGGTGCTCTCGGTCCCCGTGGGCGACGGCTACCTCGGCCGCGTGGTCGACCCGCTCGGCAACCCCATCGACGGACTCGGCGCCGTCGCCACGACGGGTCGTCGCGCACTCGAGCTCCAGGCGCCCGGCGTCATGCAGCGCAAGAGCGTGCACGAGCCGCTGCAGACCGGCATCAAGGCGATCGACGCGATGATCCCGGTCGGCCGCGGCCAGCGCCAGCTCATCATCGGCGACCGCCAGACGGGCAAGACGGCGATCGCGCTCGACACGATCATCAACCAGAAGGCCAACTGGGAGTCGGGCGACGTCAACAAGCAGGTCCGCTGCATCTACGTCGCCATCGGCCAGAAGGGCTCGACGATCGCCTCCGTCAAGGGCGCGCTCGAAGACGCCGGAGCGATGGAGTACACGACGATCGTCGCCGCTCCGGCCTCCGACCCGGCCGGCTTCAAGTACCTCGCCCCCTACACCGGATCGGCGATCGGCCAGCACTGGATGTACGAGGGCAAGCACGTCCTCATCATCTTCGACGACCTCACCAAGCAGGCCGAGGCCTACCGCGCCGTCTCGCTCCTTCTTCGCCGCCCGCCGGGCCGCGAGGCGTACCCCGGTGACGTCTTCTACCTGCACTCGCGCCTGCTCGAGCGCTGCGCGAAGCTCTCGGACGAGCTCGGTGCCGGATCGATGACGGGTCTGCCGATCATCGAGACGAAGGCCAACGACGTGTCGGCCTACATCCCGACGAACGTGATCTCGATCACCGACGGCCAGATCTTCCTGCAGTCCGACCTCTTCAACGCCAACCAGCGTCCCGCGGTCGACGTCGGCATCTCGGTCTCGCGAGTCGGCGGCGACGCGCAGGTCAAGTCGATCAAGAAGGTGTCCGGCACGCTCAAGCTCGAGCTGTCGCAGTACCGCTCGCTCGAGGCGTTCGCGATGTTCGCGAGCGACCTGGATGCCACGTCGCGGCGTCAGCTCGCCCGTGGTGCGCGCCTCACCGAGCTGCTGAAGCAGCCGCAGTACTCGCCGTACCCGGTGGAGGAGCAGGTCGTCTCGATCTGGGCCGGCACGAAGGGCAAGCTCGACAGCATCGCCGTCGAGGACGTCCTGCGCTTCGAGCGCGAGCTGCTCGACTACATCCGTCGCAACACGACGATCCTCGACACGCTCCGCGACACGAACGTCCTGGACGACGACACCACCGTCGAGCTCGACCGGGTCACCGACTCGTTCGTGCTCGAGTTCCAGGCCGGCAAGGGCGGTCAGGCGATCGCCAACCCGGGCCACGAGGAGTTCGGGGCGGCCGCCGCCGAGGACGTCAGCCAGGAGAAGATCGTCAAGGGCCGCCGCTGA
- a CDS encoding F0F1 ATP synthase subunit delta, with protein MGSATTQALAATTAVLDRAAGIDLTVAGELFAAARALGGSPQLAGALADSAASTDARARVVADVFGKALSPTSVSFLTTAVQQRWSSSSDLIDAIEELAVRAAARAGEGSDIEGEIFQFSRTVSANPQLELALGSRLGDDAAKGTLVRSLLAGRAGEATTLIVSSLVQQPRERRVRQLLSRAMDLVADQRGRTVATVVSAVPLNAAQAERLAGALSKRYGTDVSINSVVDPSVVGGVRVQIADDVIDASVSSRLAELRQRLAG; from the coding sequence ATGGGAAGCGCGACCACGCAGGCGCTCGCCGCGACGACGGCGGTGCTCGACCGTGCCGCCGGGATCGACCTGACGGTGGCCGGCGAGCTCTTCGCCGCCGCGCGCGCGCTGGGCGGCTCGCCGCAGCTCGCCGGCGCGCTCGCCGACTCCGCGGCGTCGACCGACGCCCGCGCCCGTGTGGTCGCGGACGTCTTCGGCAAGGCGCTCTCACCGACATCGGTGTCGTTCCTGACGACCGCCGTGCAGCAGCGCTGGTCCTCGTCATCCGACCTCATCGACGCGATCGAAGAGCTCGCCGTCCGCGCCGCCGCGCGCGCGGGAGAGGGCTCCGACATCGAGGGCGAGATCTTCCAGTTCTCGCGCACGGTGTCGGCCAACCCGCAGCTCGAGCTCGCGCTCGGCAGCCGTCTCGGCGACGACGCGGCCAAGGGCACGCTCGTGCGGTCGCTCCTCGCGGGTCGCGCCGGCGAAGCGACGACGCTCATCGTGTCGTCGCTCGTCCAGCAGCCCCGCGAGCGTCGCGTCCGCCAGCTGCTCTCGCGGGCGATGGACCTCGTCGCCGACCAGCGCGGCCGCACCGTGGCGACGGTCGTCTCGGCGGTGCCGCTGAACGCGGCGCAGGCCGAGCGTCTCGCCGGCGCGCTCTCCAAGCGCTACGGCACCGACGTGTCGATCAACTCCGTCGTCGATCCCTCGGTCGTCGGGGGAGTGCGCGTGCAGATCGCGGATGACGTCATCGACGCGAGCGTCTCGTCGCGACTCGCCGAACTCCGGCAGCGCCTCGCCGGCTAG
- a CDS encoding F0F1 ATP synthase subunit B has protein sequence MLSALVTFAAEEGETPNPLLPAWYDIIWSSVCFVVILFIFWKVALPRLKKLLDERATAIEGNIAKADEAQRRAEAALEEYTAQLAGARREAGEIRDAAREDGRKIIAEAKDSAAAEAARITASAHSQIEAERQSALVSLRSEVGTLAIDLAGGVIGESLADDVKAQSVVDRFLAELEASEAAAAASPDGQRA, from the coding sequence ATGCTCAGCGCTCTTGTCACATTCGCCGCTGAAGAGGGTGAGACCCCGAATCCGCTCCTCCCGGCCTGGTACGACATCATCTGGTCGTCGGTGTGCTTCGTCGTCATCCTCTTCATCTTCTGGAAGGTCGCGCTCCCGCGACTGAAGAAGCTGCTGGATGAGCGAGCCACCGCGATCGAAGGCAACATCGCGAAGGCCGACGAGGCACAGCGACGCGCCGAAGCGGCCCTCGAGGAGTACACGGCGCAGCTCGCCGGTGCCCGCCGGGAGGCCGGTGAGATCCGCGACGCCGCCCGCGAGGACGGCCGCAAGATCATCGCCGAGGCGAAGGACTCCGCCGCGGCGGAGGCCGCCCGGATCACGGCATCCGCTCACTCGCAGATCGAGGCGGAGCGCCAGTCGGCGCTCGTGTCGCTGCGCAGCGAGGTCGGCACGCTCGCGATCGACCTCGCCGGCGGCGTGATCGGCGAGTCGCTCGCCGACGACGTCAAGGCCCAGAGCGTCGTCGACCGCTTCCTCGCCGAGCTCGAGGCCTCCGAGGCCGCTGCCGCGGCCTCGCCGGACGGGCAGAGGGCGTAA
- the atpE gene encoding ATP synthase F0 subunit C, whose protein sequence is MDATTVLAEVTGSIATVGYGLAAIGPAIGVGIVVGKTIEGVARQPELAGRLQVLMWIGIAFTEALAFIGIATAFIFGYA, encoded by the coding sequence GTGGACGCAACTACGGTTCTCGCCGAGGTCACCGGCAGCATCGCGACCGTCGGCTACGGCCTGGCAGCGATCGGCCCCGCCATCGGTGTGGGCATCGTCGTGGGCAAGACCATCGAGGGCGTGGCTCGTCAGCCCGAGCTCGCGGGTCGTCTGCAGGTCCTCATGTGGATCGGTATCGCCTTCACCGAGGCGCTCGCCTTCATCGGCATCGCGACCGCCTTCATCTTCGGCTACGCCTGA
- the atpB gene encoding F0F1 ATP synthase subunit A, with amino-acid sequence MIAKTAEDGGGFHAPSIFEFFPDVVTTVFGIPITRIHIIQFLATLAVVLVFWLGTRKMKVVPGRFQSLTEMGLGFVRTNIAYDLLGKKDGERFLPILTTMFFMILFMNITGVIPFLNIAGTSIIAVPLTLAVVSYVTFIYAGVKKSPKNFFKNSLFPSGVPWPIYFIVTPIEFISTFIIRPITLTLRLLMNMMVGHLLLVLFFSATSFFLLTAGGWWSILAAGSLAFGFAFTLFEILVAVLQAYVFALLTAVYIQLAVAEEH; translated from the coding sequence CTGATCGCCAAAACCGCTGAAGACGGCGGCGGATTCCACGCGCCGTCGATCTTCGAGTTCTTCCCCGACGTGGTCACGACGGTCTTCGGCATCCCGATCACCCGGATCCACATCATCCAGTTCCTCGCGACGCTCGCCGTCGTGCTGGTCTTCTGGCTCGGCACCCGGAAGATGAAGGTCGTCCCCGGCCGCTTCCAGAGCCTGACCGAGATGGGCCTGGGCTTCGTCCGCACCAACATCGCGTACGACCTGCTGGGCAAGAAGGACGGCGAGAGGTTCCTGCCGATCCTCACGACGATGTTCTTCATGATCCTGTTCATGAACATCACGGGCGTCATCCCGTTCCTGAACATCGCCGGCACGTCGATCATCGCGGTGCCGCTGACGCTCGCGGTCGTGAGCTACGTCACCTTCATCTATGCCGGCGTCAAGAAGAGCCCGAAGAACTTCTTCAAGAACTCGCTCTTCCCCTCCGGCGTGCCGTGGCCGATCTACTTCATCGTGACGCCGATCGAGTTCATCTCGACGTTCATCATCCGGCCGATCACGCTGACGCTCCGACTCCTCATGAACATGATGGTCGGCCACCTGCTGCTCGTCCTCTTCTTCTCGGCCACGTCGTTCTTCCTCCTGACGGCCGGCGGATGGTGGAGCATCCTCGCCGCGGGCAGCCTCGCGTTCGGCTTCGCCTTCACACTCTTCGAAATCCTCGTGGCCGTCCTCCAGGCCTACGTCTTCGCTCTCCTCACCGCGGTCTACATCCAGCTCGCGGTCGCGGAAGAGCACTGA